The Lacrimispora xylanolytica genome has a segment encoding these proteins:
- a CDS encoding glycoside hydrolase 43 family protein, whose amino-acid sequence MANNPIRGQNPLLKQDYPDPDVIRVEDTYYMISTTMHFMPGGAIMRSYDLIHWELAGYVYETLDNTPAQMLEGELNIYGQGMWAASLRYHKGVFYVCFVCNDTHKTYLYESESVEGPWKKRRIEGFYHDCSLFFNDDGRVYIIYGNKTIRLTELNESLTGPKKGGLDRILVEDKDHPGLGYEGSHFYKINGRYYAFFIHSLRERWFRTEACFSSNSLEGEFTGGDVLCDDMGFRGSGVAQGGIVDTPEGKWYAVLFQDRGAVGRIPVLVPVIWRGETPVFGINGKVPTEVETVATRSGYIYKPLHVSDDFIYEPDEKGKLHLNMAWQWNHTPRNDLWSLTERKGALRLHSGKICKNLTQSYNTLTQRTMESVSAASVTIDASAIKDGDFAGISALLGRYGAVAITRELGNYFIVMFHKGQEEVIQKKLPVEKPQVTLRCQVDYRDEKDEALFFYEEEGTWVPIGVPHKLVFQLDHFTGCRFGLFYYSTKEIGGTADFIKFNYECSL is encoded by the coding sequence ATGGCAAATAATCCGATAAGAGGACAGAATCCATTATTGAAACAGGATTATCCAGATCCTGATGTAATTCGTGTAGAAGACACTTATTATATGATCAGCACCACGATGCATTTCATGCCAGGTGGTGCAATTATGCGTTCTTATGATTTGATTCACTGGGAGCTGGCTGGTTACGTATATGAAACCCTGGATAATACGCCAGCTCAGATGCTTGAGGGAGAGTTGAATATTTATGGTCAGGGGATGTGGGCAGCCTCTTTAAGGTATCATAAGGGAGTATTTTACGTTTGCTTTGTATGCAATGACACCCATAAGACCTATTTATATGAATCAGAAAGTGTGGAGGGGCCATGGAAAAAGCGGAGAATAGAAGGTTTTTATCATGACTGCTCTCTGTTTTTTAATGACGATGGCAGAGTTTATATTATCTATGGAAATAAAACAATTCGACTGACAGAGCTGAATGAATCACTGACCGGACCTAAGAAAGGCGGCTTAGACCGTATTCTTGTTGAAGATAAAGACCACCCGGGATTGGGATATGAGGGCAGTCATTTTTACAAAATAAACGGCAGATATTATGCTTTTTTTATACATAGCTTAAGAGAACGATGGTTTCGTACGGAGGCCTGCTTTTCCTCCAATTCTTTGGAGGGAGAGTTTACAGGGGGAGATGTACTTTGCGATGATATGGGATTTCGTGGTTCCGGTGTGGCTCAGGGCGGAATCGTTGACACACCGGAAGGAAAATGGTATGCAGTATTATTTCAGGACCGTGGTGCTGTTGGGCGAATTCCTGTGTTAGTGCCTGTCATCTGGAGAGGAGAAACTCCCGTATTTGGAATCAACGGGAAGGTTCCCACCGAAGTAGAGACAGTAGCTACCAGATCAGGTTATATTTATAAGCCATTGCATGTGTCGGATGATTTTATCTATGAGCCGGATGAGAAGGGAAAGCTCCATTTGAATATGGCATGGCAATGGAATCATACTCCTAGAAATGACTTATGGTCCCTAACCGAACGGAAAGGAGCGCTACGTCTCCATTCCGGGAAAATTTGTAAAAATCTCACCCAGTCCTATAATACATTGACCCAAAGGACAATGGAAAGTGTCAGCGCAGCCAGCGTTACAATTGATGCCAGTGCAATCAAAGATGGCGATTTTGCTGGAATTTCAGCATTACTGGGGCGCTATGGGGCTGTTGCAATTACCAGAGAATTGGGGAATTACTTCATCGTGATGTTTCATAAAGGGCAGGAAGAAGTCATTCAAAAGAAACTTCCGGTAGAAAAACCACAAGTCACCTTAAGATGTCAGGTAGACTACAGAGATGAAAAAGATGAGGCTTTGTTTTTTTATGAAGAAGAGGGCACATGGGTACCTATCGGGGTTCCCCACAAGCTTGTTTTCCAATTGGATCATTTCACGGGATGCCGGTTTGGACTGTTCTATTATTCCACCAAAGAAATTGGAGGGACAGCTGATTTCATAAAGTTCAACTATGAATGCAGTTTATAA
- a CDS encoding RHS repeat-associated core domain-containing protein, translating into MILAYKELEIELSLEGIIQVETFRLTQTLNDHVFLTMKMLVSDEMAEQFVNMASVVPVVVREKETSGGQTVFQGKIETVYTRVEQGLSFLYLEAYSYTKDWDRKEKSRSFLDGSMTYMAVAGKVLKDYGTFDIKAEAGCDGVIPELLLQYEESDWVFLRRLASHFNTYLMVDAKSDCGKVYFGIPDIQIGTELQKEDYVLSKNMAHYTKVLRPDGVLSQEASQWCIRIRKFLQVGETVAFNKVSAIVIGMELYTLKGELVYEYTLSRREGLKREKEKNPRIYGMSIPATVKERSGNRVRVHFDIDPVYEPAAQLKYFTYAIESSSFYCMPVEGSRVHIYFPEHDEQSAVAVHAIGSGSGDSAGGGGSKNPDNKQFSDPSGSAMDMTKDYLSYAPDSSGSILLSLNKAGFMSLTGKDINIRTQKGMMAGGEIPVKNLMISGENKVVLQVGDSGDDIITLEDKTDVKSTLISHKADSHPQAVPSAAEITAELTKTDAADRDAQNAALTNTLIENKQKSKQKFLNGVLSIATVVGLTALTICTGGATAPLLVAAGVKAAFAVADVAEGLDGYSKVNSLDASRPSNFIRDTIFGGNEDAYNFASTITDIVFDVVSGKALTKAAKFGKFTKFMCPKSQVANVVSQMGGSLIFGGIKEYQISGRVDVKNMAFNAALGLFKGGTGNAIMGKAQNFAKTKVGKKIIGAGVQTVYGTAVDVTVDAALPGRKVDVLGSLKENFISSGLGQLFGEPVDAVSGAFLITASDYIIPDIQESIRLERRYNSTVKREGIMGVGWSFAYEGKLYQDGSKRHVILDSGHHLIFQWDGEKALNVTNGCGWFELVNDHEEWLVRDKKKHKTYRYASNGLLMSITDKNGQAMSFTYHGENLEKITTALNYEINVTMREGRLIQLTDTLGRTMQYRYEDGRLSDVVHMDQGITHYEYDANGYLTKAVDQAKVAYLENRYDANGRMVHQTLANGDIYQAEYMDEDRKVHVFSSVGNKNVTYQYGKEMQILSVYYEDGTYESYKYSETGYRICKKNRLGHETYWSYDCNGLITEEKQKNWLTTIYQYSETGDLIEKKDNAGRRFIYEYDDNHNLIKEKEKVSSPDEWFSTIYLYDRKGRLIEETDPLGKTTRYHYNEYEGKPSVITYPDGEEVHFEYDAMGRMMAEEDVCSRLEYGYNARNHRTMVRDGEGNESRYLYDGMGRLLAMYPPKAWKQQEGEYTYQYDFLDRRIDTIRPDGSHERQILDGEGNILKRIHPNSYANDMENGEGIVYDYDSDGNQIRIHHPDGGCERIFYDANGNRIKHVMPESYNAIKDDGEGWQYTYDDGGHLERVIGPDGSQQAEYTYDLLGNPTRKKDALGRTTWYTYDLKGQLCEVYRPFKEKDQEILYQRAAYTYDANGNKISEQRFGGYWSLDGQIREEGGNGLHLKFSYDKRDRLIRVEDGLGAVIQYRYDVQGKRIYEEKTISDEISQVIHYNYDKAGRLIEKKEELDSGLPAMKGEAKAAITRYYYDENGNRTRIQTPEGYEIFREYDSCDRLSLERTLDKQNGVDRTVQVSYDYAGNITKIVKQGKGSEVWKLDYQYDLKNRITHVKDCLGPVFRYEYDLNDRLEKENLVKGEQEAEKENSFQYSYDLYGNIILKTNGAGTILEQNQYHTDGHIYQKRTADGNELTYQYGIHGLETEVYTSRSRKEGKAAQSYRYDSNGRMTGIVDGNQNYTDMDTDSWGRIRSVQNADGGNESYTYNSMGLVTSTTDANGGVITYRYNSQGKVCEIIDQDGNSETFRYDREGRMILHVDRNGNRVKTVYNIDGNPVMERACDCNGGNEVIRSWEYDEIGNKKKAVAGGFCYTYEYRPDGKLMKKSSSGRLLVSCTYYKDGNLETLTDVSGHTVIYGYDRLGQLESICDKNGTEIVRYCHTPGGKLKEIHHGNGMHTIYEYDTDNNIVRLTLKKEDGSLISDFCYEYDLNGNRTLKSGKCILPGEENLREQRACYQYDSMNRLLEERYHDEPIRYIYDRCGNRLEKLDITGKEVYNYNRKNQLINRQHGAEKITWHYDQQGNNLEEISSEGKTEYNYNAFNQQTAVLKKDGQVQENHYDAEYLRAGVIENGRVSRLSYFNGELLTESDQDETVTNRYLLGYGVAAGWNYVNEGYHSYHLDEQNSTAYISDLGQRIKNSYQYDAFGGIRSNNEKIHSRIFYTGQQYDEVTGQYYLRARYYNPVVGRFMQEDVYRGDGLNLYAYCHNNPMIYCDPSGFAYSLNDVLSALKTDSNGNRYVLNHDHDTAIKYGYTSPDDFSGTLQSHHGLQQKWASSNLSAYGYNPDLAPTITLETNANGVKNLPHTLITNQQNSYNRENGSTSGTLQERLVLGAQQQIKAGVSKDVVMQDLENNYKMIDKLNRNNADKIASGNLESLTYSRKEIESSIEGHNDKPKSEKCP; encoded by the coding sequence ATGATATTGGCTTATAAGGAATTGGAAATAGAGCTCTCTCTGGAAGGTATCATACAGGTAGAGACATTTCGGCTTACACAAACATTAAACGACCATGTATTTCTGACAATGAAAATGCTGGTTAGTGATGAAATGGCTGAGCAATTCGTAAATATGGCTTCGGTTGTTCCGGTCGTAGTCAGGGAAAAAGAGACTTCCGGAGGGCAGACAGTATTTCAGGGAAAGATTGAGACTGTCTATACGAGAGTAGAGCAGGGATTATCGTTTCTATATCTGGAGGCATATTCCTATACAAAAGACTGGGACCGGAAGGAAAAAAGCAGAAGCTTTTTAGACGGCAGCATGACCTACATGGCGGTTGCAGGAAAGGTTCTTAAAGACTACGGAACATTTGATATTAAAGCAGAAGCTGGGTGTGATGGAGTCATACCTGAATTACTTTTGCAGTATGAAGAAAGTGATTGGGTCTTTCTTCGCAGACTGGCCAGCCATTTTAACACCTATTTAATGGTAGATGCCAAGAGCGACTGCGGAAAAGTCTATTTTGGAATCCCTGATATACAAATTGGGACAGAGCTGCAAAAAGAAGATTATGTTCTCAGTAAAAACATGGCTCATTACACAAAGGTATTAAGACCTGATGGTGTGTTGTCTCAGGAAGCGTCCCAGTGGTGCATCAGGATCAGAAAATTTCTCCAGGTGGGGGAAACGGTAGCTTTTAACAAAGTATCTGCCATTGTAATCGGAATGGAGCTGTATACCTTAAAAGGAGAACTGGTCTATGAGTATACTCTCTCCCGTAGAGAAGGACTGAAACGGGAAAAAGAAAAGAATCCACGGATTTACGGCATGAGTATTCCTGCGACTGTGAAAGAACGTAGCGGAAACCGAGTCCGGGTGCATTTTGACATTGATCCGGTTTATGAGCCGGCAGCTCAGCTTAAATATTTTACATATGCCATAGAAAGCAGCAGCTTTTACTGTATGCCAGTGGAAGGAAGCCGGGTACATATTTATTTTCCAGAGCATGATGAGCAAAGTGCTGTCGCAGTTCATGCCATTGGAAGCGGCTCTGGAGACAGTGCAGGAGGCGGGGGAAGCAAAAATCCAGATAACAAACAATTTTCAGATCCAAGCGGAAGTGCCATGGATATGACAAAGGACTATTTAAGCTATGCCCCTGATTCCAGCGGCAGCATACTTCTAAGCTTAAATAAGGCCGGATTTATGTCATTGACCGGAAAGGACATTAATATCAGAACCCAGAAGGGCATGATGGCCGGAGGAGAAATTCCGGTTAAAAATCTGATGATATCCGGCGAAAATAAGGTGGTCTTACAGGTAGGTGACAGCGGTGATGATATCATTACCCTGGAAGATAAAACTGATGTAAAATCAACTCTTATTAGTCATAAGGCAGATTCCCATCCCCAGGCAGTTCCATCGGCAGCAGAAATAACAGCGGAGCTGACAAAGACAGATGCCGCTGATCGGGATGCCCAGAATGCCGCCTTGACCAATACTCTGATTGAGAACAAGCAAAAGAGTAAGCAGAAATTCTTAAACGGAGTTTTAAGCATTGCTACGGTAGTCGGTCTTACTGCCTTAACCATTTGCACTGGCGGCGCAACGGCTCCACTTCTTGTGGCAGCAGGAGTAAAAGCAGCCTTTGCAGTTGCAGACGTGGCGGAAGGACTGGATGGCTACAGTAAGGTCAATTCCCTGGATGCCTCGCGGCCTTCCAATTTCATACGGGATACCATATTTGGAGGGAATGAGGATGCCTATAATTTTGCCTCTACCATAACGGATATTGTATTTGATGTGGTAAGCGGAAAGGCCCTTACAAAGGCCGCCAAGTTTGGAAAATTCACCAAATTCATGTGTCCCAAATCCCAGGTAGCCAATGTGGTATCTCAAATGGGTGGTTCTTTGATATTTGGTGGTATTAAGGAATATCAGATAAGTGGCAGGGTAGATGTGAAGAACATGGCCTTTAATGCAGCTCTTGGTTTGTTTAAGGGTGGTACAGGCAATGCCATTATGGGTAAGGCTCAGAATTTTGCCAAAACGAAAGTTGGGAAAAAGATAATTGGTGCCGGAGTCCAGACGGTATATGGAACGGCAGTAGATGTGACAGTGGATGCAGCTTTGCCGGGAAGAAAGGTAGACGTTCTCGGATCGTTAAAGGAGAACTTTATATCCAGCGGCCTTGGCCAGTTGTTTGGTGAACCTGTAGATGCAGTTTCTGGTGCGTTTCTGATTACAGCTTCGGATTATATAATTCCTGATATCCAGGAGTCAATCCGGCTGGAGCGAAGATATAATTCTACGGTTAAACGGGAAGGAATCATGGGCGTGGGCTGGTCCTTTGCTTACGAAGGGAAGCTCTACCAGGATGGAAGCAAACGCCATGTGATACTAGACAGTGGTCATCATCTCATCTTCCAGTGGGATGGAGAGAAGGCGTTAAATGTAACCAATGGGTGCGGCTGGTTTGAATTGGTAAATGATCACGAGGAATGGCTGGTAAGGGATAAAAAGAAGCACAAGACTTATCGCTATGCCTCCAACGGTCTATTAATGTCCATAACAGACAAAAACGGTCAGGCCATGTCATTTACATATCACGGCGAAAATTTAGAAAAAATCACAACGGCTCTTAACTATGAAATTAACGTTACCATGAGAGAAGGACGTCTCATTCAGTTAACAGATACACTTGGAAGAACTATGCAGTACCGGTATGAGGATGGGCGGTTGTCTGATGTGGTTCATATGGATCAGGGGATAACCCATTACGAGTACGATGCAAATGGATATCTGACAAAGGCGGTAGATCAGGCAAAGGTAGCATATCTGGAAAACCGGTATGATGCAAATGGAAGAATGGTCCATCAGACCCTTGCGAACGGAGATATTTATCAGGCAGAATACATGGACGAAGATCGGAAAGTTCATGTGTTTAGCAGTGTTGGTAATAAAAACGTTACTTACCAGTATGGGAAGGAAATGCAGATTCTTTCCGTTTATTATGAAGACGGGACTTATGAATCCTACAAATACAGTGAGACGGGCTACCGTATCTGTAAGAAAAATCGACTGGGGCATGAAACGTACTGGTCCTATGACTGTAACGGGCTTATCACAGAAGAGAAGCAGAAGAATTGGCTGACTACGATCTATCAATATAGTGAAACTGGAGATTTAATAGAGAAGAAAGACAATGCAGGCCGGAGATTTATTTATGAATATGATGATAATCACAACTTGATAAAAGAAAAGGAAAAAGTTTCTTCTCCAGATGAATGGTTCTCTACAATCTACCTTTATGACAGAAAAGGAAGGCTTATAGAAGAGACAGATCCCTTAGGAAAGACAACGAGATATCATTATAATGAGTATGAGGGTAAACCATCAGTGATTACCTACCCGGACGGGGAGGAGGTCCATTTTGAATACGATGCCATGGGGCGAATGATGGCAGAAGAGGACGTTTGCAGCCGCCTTGAATATGGATATAATGCCAGAAATCACAGAACAATGGTGCGAGATGGAGAAGGGAATGAATCCCGCTATTTGTATGATGGAATGGGAAGACTTTTAGCCATGTATCCCCCAAAAGCATGGAAACAGCAAGAAGGAGAATATACATACCAATACGATTTTCTAGATCGCCGCATAGATACAATTAGGCCGGATGGCAGTCACGAGAGACAGATACTGGACGGAGAGGGAAATATCTTAAAAAGGATACATCCAAATTCTTATGCAAACGATATGGAAAACGGAGAAGGAATTGTCTATGATTATGACAGTGATGGAAACCAAATCCGGATTCATCATCCAGACGGAGGCTGCGAACGAATCTTTTACGATGCCAATGGAAACCGGATTAAACACGTTATGCCCGAATCATACAATGCCATAAAGGATGATGGAGAAGGCTGGCAGTATACTTATGATGACGGAGGGCACCTGGAACGGGTAATAGGTCCTGACGGAAGCCAACAGGCAGAATATACCTATGATTTGCTAGGAAATCCAACCAGAAAAAAAGATGCTTTAGGTCGTACGACTTGGTATACCTATGACTTAAAAGGCCAACTTTGCGAAGTATACCGTCCATTTAAGGAAAAAGACCAGGAAATACTTTACCAAAGAGCTGCCTATACCTATGATGCCAATGGTAACAAAATAAGCGAACAACGTTTTGGTGGATATTGGAGTTTGGACGGGCAGATAAGGGAAGAAGGAGGAAACGGGCTCCATCTGAAGTTTTCGTATGACAAAAGGGATCGTCTGATACGCGTAGAGGATGGCTTAGGAGCAGTAATTCAGTATCGCTATGATGTTCAGGGAAAAAGGATTTATGAGGAAAAAACAATATCTGATGAGATCAGTCAGGTAATTCATTACAATTATGACAAAGCTGGAAGGTTGATAGAGAAAAAAGAAGAACTTGACAGCGGTTTGCCTGCAATGAAAGGAGAAGCAAAAGCAGCGATAACAAGATATTATTATGATGAAAATGGCAACCGGACCCGAATACAGACGCCGGAAGGATATGAAATTTTCCGGGAGTATGATTCCTGTGATCGTTTGAGTTTAGAACGAACTCTGGACAAGCAAAATGGCGTTGACCGTACCGTGCAAGTTTCTTATGATTATGCAGGAAATATCACAAAGATTGTCAAACAGGGAAAGGGAAGTGAAGTTTGGAAACTAGATTATCAATACGATTTGAAGAATCGAATCACCCATGTAAAAGACTGTCTAGGTCCGGTTTTCCGTTATGAGTATGATTTGAATGACCGTTTGGAAAAAGAGAACCTGGTTAAAGGAGAACAAGAGGCAGAAAAAGAAAACAGTTTCCAATATTCCTATGATTTATACGGAAACATTATTTTAAAAACAAATGGAGCTGGAACAATACTGGAGCAGAACCAGTATCACACAGACGGCCATATATACCAAAAAAGAACTGCAGATGGGAATGAACTTACTTACCAGTATGGAATCCATGGACTAGAAACAGAGGTGTACACCTCCAGAAGCAGGAAAGAGGGAAAAGCTGCACAATCTTACCGTTATGATTCCAATGGCCGAATGACTGGAATTGTAGACGGCAACCAGAACTATACAGACATGGACACAGACAGCTGGGGCCGAATTCGAAGCGTACAAAACGCAGATGGTGGGAACGAAAGTTATACCTATAACAGCATGGGCCTTGTGACTAGCACCACAGATGCCAATGGAGGTGTTATCACTTACCGGTATAATAGCCAGGGAAAGGTCTGTGAAATCATTGATCAAGATGGAAACAGCGAGACCTTCCGGTATGACAGGGAAGGGCGTATGATACTTCATGTGGACCGGAACGGAAACCGAGTAAAGACTGTCTATAACATAGATGGGAATCCGGTAATGGAACGCGCCTGTGACTGTAACGGAGGGAATGAAGTAATCCGTTCCTGGGAATATGATGAAATTGGAAATAAGAAAAAGGCTGTAGCAGGAGGTTTCTGCTATACATATGAATATCGTCCGGATGGAAAACTGATGAAGAAATCATCTTCGGGACGGCTGCTTGTATCCTGTACTTATTATAAAGACGGAAACTTAGAGACTTTAACAGATGTATCTGGTCATACGGTAATATATGGATATGACAGACTGGGACAATTAGAGAGCATTTGTGATAAGAATGGGACTGAAATAGTCCGCTACTGTCACACTCCGGGAGGAAAACTAAAGGAAATCCATCATGGAAACGGTATGCATACTATCTATGAATATGATACAGATAACAATATCGTAAGACTGACTTTGAAAAAAGAGGATGGATCTCTTATCTCTGATTTTTGCTATGAGTATGATTTGAATGGAAACCGGACTTTAAAGTCAGGGAAATGCATTCTGCCAGGAGAAGAAAACCTGAGGGAGCAGAGGGCTTGTTATCAATATGACAGTATGAACCGCCTGTTGGAAGAACGATATCATGACGAACCCATTCGTTATATCTATGACAGATGTGGAAATCGATTGGAAAAACTGGATATAACAGGAAAAGAGGTGTATAATTATAATAGGAAGAACCAACTGATAAACAGGCAGCATGGCGCAGAAAAAATAACCTGGCATTATGATCAGCAAGGGAATAACCTGGAAGAAATTAGTTCTGAGGGAAAGACGGAGTACAATTATAATGCGTTTAATCAGCAGACTGCTGTTTTAAAAAAAGATGGACAAGTTCAGGAAAATCACTATGATGCGGAATATTTGAGAGCCGGTGTAATTGAGAATGGTCGGGTATCTAGGTTATCGTACTTCAACGGAGAACTTCTGACAGAATCCGATCAGGATGAAACTGTGACGAACCGTTATTTGTTGGGATACGGAGTCGCGGCTGGTTGGAATTATGTAAATGAAGGATACCATTCATATCATCTGGACGAGCAGAATAGTACTGCTTATATATCAGATTTAGGACAGAGGATAAAGAACAGCTATCAATATGATGCATTTGGAGGAATCCGGAGTAATAATGAAAAAATTCATAGTAGGATTTTTTATACAGGACAGCAGTATGACGAGGTAACAGGACAGTATTATTTAAGAGCCAGGTATTATAATCCAGTGGTTGGAAGGTTCATGCAAGAAGATGTGTACCGGGGGGACGGATTGAATCTCTATGCCTACTGTCATAATAATCCGATGATTTATTGTGACCCAAGTGGATTTGCTTATTCATTAAATGATGTTTTAAGTGCCCTAAAAACAGATTCTAATGGCAATAGGTATGTACTGAATCATGACCATGATACTGCGATAAAATATGGTTACACTAGCCCTGATGATTTTTCTGGCACACTACAATCGCATCATGGACTGCAGCAAAAATGGGCATCTAGTAATCTAAGTGCCTATGGATATAATCCTGATTTAGCACCAACAATAACATTGGAAACTAATGCTAATGGTGTGAAAAATCTCCCTCATACCTTAATCACCAATCAGCAAAATTCCTATAATAGAGAAAATGGTTCGACATCAGGAACGTTACAGGAACGATTGGTATTAGGGGCACAACAACAGATAAAAGCAGGGGTATCAAAAGATGTTGTCATGCAGGATTTAGAAAATAATTATAAAATGATAGACAAACTAAATAGGAACAATGCAGATAAAATTGCAAGCGGAAATTTAGAATCACTCACCTATTCAAGAAAAGAAATAGAAAGTAGTATAGAAGGGCATAATGATAAACCAAAATCAGAAAAGTGTCCATAA
- a CDS encoding SMI1/KNR4 family protein: MNLLSKVSSKFENLYHESEMQRIKVSPEDMQKIDELAQIPLPKMLVDILEEGIIYGFKIKGTSIIINFIYVEDIINVDDNYPYFKEDIKEGLIFATDLGGNVYYYGKGQEGVGLYIVGAGDGNFYEEATKFADTFEDFFIEGKGIDILEMR; encoded by the coding sequence ATGAATTTATTATCTAAAGTTAGCAGTAAATTTGAAAATTTATATCATGAAAGTGAGATGCAACGGATTAAGGTGTCGCCAGAAGATATGCAAAAAATCGATGAATTAGCCCAAATACCTCTACCTAAAATGTTAGTAGACATTTTGGAAGAAGGGATAATATATGGATTTAAAATTAAGGGTACATCAATAATAATTAACTTTATTTATGTTGAAGATATTATCAATGTTGATGACAATTATCCATATTTTAAAGAAGACATTAAGGAAGGACTGATTTTTGCTACAGATTTAGGTGGTAATGTGTATTATTATGGCAAGGGACAAGAAGGAGTAGGGTTGTATATTGTTGGAGCGGGAGATGGAAACTTTTATGAAGAAGCCACTAAATTTGCAGACACATTTGAAGACTTTTTTATTGAGGGGAAGGGAATTGATATCTTAGAAATGCGATAA